The genomic segment GGCCCCGTTGGGGCCGAGGAAACCGGTGACGATGCCGGGTTCGACGGTGCACGTCAGGTCGTCCACCGCGACGGTCCGGCCGTACCGTTTGGTCAGCTGCCTCAGCTCGATCATGTCCGCACCTCGGCGGTTCGCGTCGTCATGGCGACAGGGTGCGGGGCCGGCCAGTTCCGGCGCGTCTGGCCACGGTCCGGACTTCGGCCGGAGCCGGGGTCCAGCGCGCGACCGGTGCTCGGCGGGTTCTCCGACCGAGGGCCGACGGACCGTGGTCGGAGGCGCACCGGCCGACCGGCCGGCTACCGTCGAGCGGTGCAGGACGGCAGGTGGCGGTTGACCCCACGGCAGCTGACCGGGATCGACGCGGTGCTCGCCGCCGGCGTGCTCGCCGCGGACGCGGTGCCCACGCTGGTGGTCGGCCACGCGGGTGGCTGGTCGTTGCTGGCGACGCTGCCGGCGGTGCCCGGCGCCGCGGCGTTGCTGGGCCGGCGGCGCTGGCCGGGCCCGGCGCTGGTGGCCGCGCTGCTGGCGATCGTGCTGGGCGCCGCGGCCGGTACCCTCTCGCCGTACACGCTGCTGCCCGCCGCGTGCGCCCTCTACACGGTCGCCGTCACCCAGCCGCGCCGCCGCTGGGTGCCCACCGTCGCGATCGGCGTGCTGAGCGGTGTCGGGCTGCTCGCGATGACCGCCGCCGGGCCCACCGCCGGCTCCTCGGCGGCCGGTACCGACCGGTCGCTGGCCATGCTGGTGTTCGGGCTGGTGCTGCTCGGCTGCTCGTGGACGCTGGGCCGGGCGGTGGCCGACCGCCGGGAGTACGCGGCGCGGTGGGCCCAGCAGCGCGCCGAGCGGGCGGTCGCCGAGGAACGGCTGCGGCTGGCCCGGGAGATGCACGACGTCGTCGCGCACGCGCTCGGCGTCATCGCGGTCAAGGCCGGGGTGGCGAACCATGTGGTCCGGCAGCGCCCGGCCGAGGCGCACGACGCGCTCGCGGTCATCGAGACCACCAGCCGGCAGGCGCTGACGGAGATGCGGCACCTGCTCGGCGTGCTGCGTGACGGCGAGCCGGGCGAGCTGGCGCCCGCGCCCGGCCTGCCCGGGCTGGGCGAGCTGGTGGACCGCGCGGCGGTGGTCGGCGTGCCGGTCGAGCTGTCGGTACGCGGCGCCGAGCTGGTCCCGGACGGCCTCGGCGTTTCGGTGTACCGGATCGTGCAGGAGTCGGTGACCAACGTGGTCAAGCACGCCGCGCCGGCGACCTGCCGGGTCCGGGTGACCGGTACCGACACCCTGGTGCGGATCGAGGTCACCGACGACGGCGGGGCGGCTGCGCCGCGAGGGCGCGCCGAGGCGACAGCCGGCGTGGCGCCCGGACCGGCCGGCGGGTGCCCCGAGGCGACCGCCGGCGGTCGCGCCGACGCGGCCC from the Actinocatenispora thailandica genome contains:
- a CDS encoding sensor histidine kinase, translated to MQDGRWRLTPRQLTGIDAVLAAGVLAADAVPTLVVGHAGGWSLLATLPAVPGAAALLGRRRWPGPALVAALLAIVLGAAAGTLSPYTLLPAACALYTVAVTQPRRRWVPTVAIGVLSGVGLLAMTAAGPTAGSSAAGTDRSLAMLVFGLVLLGCSWTLGRAVADRREYAARWAQQRAERAVAEERLRLAREMHDVVAHALGVIAVKAGVANHVVRQRPAEAHDALAVIETTSRQALTEMRHLLGVLRDGEPGELAPAPGLPGLGELVDRAAVVGVPVELSVRGAELVPDGLGVSVYRIVQESVTNVVKHAAPATCRVRVTGTDTLVRIEVTDDGGAAAPRGRAEATAGVAPGPAGGCPEATAGGRADAAPAAAGPTCSPGWHADRATARPATGCCPRSGTG